The window CGCTGATCGTCATGCCGTAAGCGCCGATTTCCTTGGCGGCCAAACGGATTTCCTCAAAATCGGGAAACAGATGCTTCCGGTACGGCTCATGGAAAATATCCTGTTCCATCATCTTGCCAGCGGTCGCCCAGTCATCCCGGGCAATGGCTGCGGCCATGACACTGCTAGCGGCACTTCCTAATGTCGCTTCTGCATGCAGCAGCTGTCCTGGGAGAAGTCCACGGGATTCTTCCGTTCGCAATGCTGCCGGCGGAACTAGAATAACGGCACCCATCTCGGGCTTCCGGATATGGACGATATCAATCGAGTCCCCAACATAATAGGAAATGGTCACGCCGCCGAGAAGTGCTGCTGATACATTATCCGCATGCCCTTCCATCTCGCTGCCGATTTTCACCTTTTCCATCGGAGTAAGGTCCAATCCTGCCAGCTGATCCGCAATTTCAATGCCTGCCGCAATGGCGGTCGCGCTGCTTCCGAGTCCTTTTCCCAAAGGTATATCAGAATGGACGCGGAGGCCATGCGTGGAAACTTTCTTATCGTATCGCGCCGCTACTTTTAGGACTGTCTGGACAATCAAATTGTCCGCCCCATTTGGAAGGCTTCCATATTCGTCGCCATCATA is drawn from Sporosarcina sp. FSL W7-1349 and contains these coding sequences:
- the thrB gene encoding homoserine kinase, translating into MTEANFSVVVPATTANLGPGFDSIGLALALYMTVDVEPSEAWSVSYDGDEYGSLPNGADNLIVQTVLKVAARYDKKVSTHGLRVHSDIPLGKGLGSSATAIAAGIEIADQLAGLDLTPMEKVKIGSEMEGHADNVSAALLGGVTISYYVGDSIDIVHIRKPEMGAVILVPPAALRTEESRGLLPGQLLHAEATLGSAASSVMAAAIARDDWATAGKMMEQDIFHEPYRKHLFPDFEEIRLAAKEIGAYGMTISGAGPSIFIAVKSGEEARIADQLMEKFPYYKGLAVQPSSDGAVLK